From one Gemmatimonadaceae bacterium genomic stretch:
- a CDS encoding TonB-dependent receptor plug domain-containing protein — translation MSIEWRAAAAFAATTLVLACSPAKTAPDPDAAKPTVTAADLRNPNEPIEVVLQRKAPGLVITRVGDEIVVQIRGSSSYNGTATPPLYVLNGLPFRPGTAGVLSGINPADIETIKLLRPSEAGLYGIEGANGVIVITTKKGGKP, via the coding sequence ATGAGCATTGAGTGGCGAGCCGCAGCAGCCTTCGCAGCGACCACGCTGGTTCTCGCGTGTTCGCCGGCGAAGACCGCGCCCGATCCAGACGCCGCGAAACCGACGGTTACTGCGGCCGACCTTCGAAACCCCAATGAGCCGATCGAGGTGGTGCTGCAGCGGAAAGCTCCCGGTCTGGTGATCACGCGGGTCGGAGACGAGATCGTGGTACAAATACGCGGGAGCTCGTCGTACAACGGGACTGCGACTCCGCCCCTGTACGTGCTCAACGGTTTGCCGTTCCGGCCCGGCACCGCCGGCGTTCTGAGCGGCATCAATCCCGCCGACATCGAAACCATCAAGCTCCTCCGGCCCTCTGAGGCCGGTCTCTATGGAATCGAGGGCGCCAACGGCGTCATCGTCATCACCACGAAGAAGGGCGGAAAGCCGTAA